The Listeria monocytogenes genome window below encodes:
- the fumC gene encoding class II fumarate hydratase yields MERIERDTLGEISVDATKYWGAQTERSRRNFAIGDNPMPIEIIYAFGQLKKATAKVNAAEGKLSEEKAIAIGQVCDQIIQGKLNDHFPLVVWQTGSGTQSNMNVNEVIAHVANLTLNEGQIHPNDDVNMSQSSNDTFPTAMHIAAYDALITKLLPEITKMEAVLTEKKNKYMHLVKIGRTHLQDATPLTLGQEISGWEACLTNNKNYLETSMKAILPLAIGGTAVGTGLNATRDFGDKVAEELMKQTGYPFTSDSNKYFALTSHSPINFVHGAIRSLASDLMKIANDIRLLASGPRSGIGELTIPANEPGSSIMPGKINPTQCEAMTMVAAQVMGNDTTINIAASQGNFELNVYKPVIIFNFLESVQLLSDSMRSFRVHCLEGLTANEKVIETKVNDSLMLVTALNPHIGYEKAAKIAKLAFEENTTLKEAAIKTGFVTEKQFDLWIDPLKMTNL; encoded by the coding sequence ATGGAACGAATAGAGCGAGATACACTTGGAGAAATTTCTGTAGATGCGACGAAATATTGGGGAGCGCAGACAGAACGAAGTAGAAGGAATTTTGCTATTGGTGATAATCCCATGCCGATAGAAATTATATATGCTTTTGGTCAATTAAAAAAAGCCACTGCAAAAGTGAACGCAGCAGAAGGGAAACTATCCGAAGAAAAAGCAATAGCGATTGGCCAGGTTTGTGATCAAATCATTCAAGGGAAACTAAATGACCATTTTCCTTTAGTCGTTTGGCAAACAGGAAGTGGGACGCAGAGTAACATGAATGTCAATGAAGTTATCGCACACGTTGCCAACTTAACTTTAAATGAAGGACAAATTCATCCGAATGATGATGTCAACATGTCGCAAAGCTCGAACGACACATTTCCAACAGCGATGCACATTGCCGCATACGACGCTTTAATAACAAAACTTTTACCAGAAATAACTAAAATGGAAGCTGTTTTGACAGAGAAGAAAAATAAATATATGCACCTTGTTAAAATTGGCAGAACACATTTGCAAGACGCAACCCCATTAACACTTGGTCAAGAAATTAGTGGTTGGGAAGCGTGTCTTACGAATAATAAAAACTATCTCGAAACAAGTATGAAAGCAATTTTGCCACTTGCAATCGGTGGGACTGCAGTTGGGACAGGCTTAAATGCGACACGTGATTTTGGTGATAAGGTTGCCGAAGAATTGATGAAACAAACGGGATATCCTTTTACTTCTGATTCCAATAAGTATTTTGCTTTAACTAGTCATAGTCCGATTAATTTTGTTCATGGCGCCATTCGTAGTCTTGCTTCAGATTTAATGAAAATAGCTAATGATATCCGTTTATTAGCGAGTGGACCACGTAGCGGTATAGGTGAGCTAACTATCCCTGCTAATGAACCAGGAAGCTCTATTATGCCTGGGAAAATAAATCCTACCCAATGTGAAGCAATGACGATGGTAGCGGCTCAAGTCATGGGAAATGATACGACAATTAATATTGCTGCAAGTCAAGGAAACTTTGAACTAAATGTTTACAAGCCAGTAATCATTTTTAATTTCCTCGAATCTGTTCAACTTCTTTCAGATAGCATGCGTTCGTTCCGAGTGCATTGTTTAGAAGGACTTACTGCGAATGAAAAGGTTATTGAAACAAAAGTAAATGACTCGCTAATGCTTGTCACAGCTTTGAATCCACATATTGGTTATGAAAAAGCTGCCAAAATTGCTAAGCTTGCTTTTGAAGAAAATACGACATTAAAAGAAGCGGCGATTAAAACTGGTTTTGTGACAGAAAAACAATTTGATTTATGGATTGATCCGTTAAAAATGACTAATTTGTAA
- a CDS encoding ABC transporter permease yields MTHFNALLAKEWLEQRRSLKIIWLPIVFALLGLTQPLMMYFLPEILKAVGAGTETEQVVALMGNQSAQEVMAQTLGSQFDQIGIIIIIVVAMACIQNDRTRGMLAFIMTRPVSAVEYVLSKWVMQCMVGLSSLFIGYVLAAYYTYFLFGELAINSLTQGFFVYAIWFIFVISLVVFASAVFDSNAVVAMSSVFIAIVLGVISGFGGWIQMFNPAYLSKNATMLIMSDKTMDYFIPPICITIIWIALFVSLTILMIKIKPLPKAE; encoded by the coding sequence ATGACACATTTTAATGCTTTATTAGCAAAAGAGTGGCTGGAACAACGTAGAAGTTTAAAAATCATATGGCTGCCGATTGTATTTGCACTTCTTGGACTCACACAACCACTAATGATGTATTTTTTACCAGAAATTCTAAAAGCAGTAGGCGCAGGCACAGAGACAGAACAAGTAGTCGCTTTAATGGGAAATCAATCAGCTCAAGAGGTTATGGCTCAAACACTTGGTTCCCAGTTTGATCAAATTGGCATTATCATTATCATCGTTGTTGCGATGGCTTGCATTCAGAATGACCGAACAAGAGGCATGTTAGCGTTTATTATGACAAGACCAGTGAGTGCAGTGGAATATGTGCTATCAAAATGGGTAATGCAATGTATGGTAGGTTTAAGTTCTCTTTTCATTGGCTATGTATTGGCTGCTTATTATACGTACTTTTTATTTGGAGAATTAGCAATCAATTCTTTAACTCAAGGATTTTTTGTTTACGCCATTTGGTTTATCTTTGTAATTAGTTTGGTTGTTTTTGCGAGCGCGGTTTTTGATAGTAATGCGGTTGTTGCGATGAGCAGTGTGTTTATAGCGATTGTTTTAGGTGTAATCAGTGGTTTTGGCGGCTGGATTCAAATGTTTAATCCGGCTTATCTAAGTAAAAATGCAACAATGCTAATTATGTCTGATAAAACGATGGATTATTTTATCCCACCAATTTGCATAACTATCATATGGATTGCTCTGTTTGTAAGTTTAACCATCCTAATGATAAAAATAAAACCACTCCCAAAAGCGGAATAG
- a CDS encoding ATP-binding cassette domain-containing protein, with protein sequence MKKLEIQGLKKKYNGKWVIKGIDLTINEKECVALIGPNGAGKSTMINMIVQILAQDEGQITLDGQNAKLVREKIGFLPQYPEFYGWMSATECLHFMGKLSNMKKNDLKARIKEVLKLVGLEESANKKISTYSGGMRQRLGIAQAILHRPELLVLDEPVSALDPIGRREMMLLLAKLKKEITILFSTHILKDAEEICDRIAIIKNGDLVTDKTVAQLMEEESSPVFDVEFSGDSEAWQTLLLQNEHVEKIEKIGMVYQVYTTNQKAGAEAILKSLLQIDGEFIRVENRHQSLEEIFMEKVGK encoded by the coding sequence ATGAAAAAATTGGAAATTCAAGGACTAAAGAAAAAATACAATGGCAAATGGGTTATTAAAGGTATTGACCTCACTATCAATGAAAAAGAATGTGTAGCACTTATTGGTCCTAATGGGGCAGGAAAGTCAACCATGATTAATATGATTGTCCAAATCTTAGCACAGGACGAAGGGCAAATTACTTTAGACGGTCAAAATGCAAAATTAGTTCGCGAAAAAATTGGTTTTTTACCGCAGTATCCTGAATTTTATGGTTGGATGAGCGCGACAGAGTGCCTTCATTTTATGGGAAAGCTATCTAATATGAAAAAAAATGATTTAAAAGCACGCATTAAAGAAGTCTTAAAATTAGTAGGGCTAGAAGAGAGTGCGAATAAAAAAATTAGCACGTATTCAGGAGGAATGCGACAACGACTTGGGATTGCTCAAGCCATTTTGCACCGACCAGAACTACTTGTACTAGATGAACCAGTATCCGCACTTGATCCTATCGGTCGCCGGGAAATGATGCTGCTATTAGCCAAACTAAAAAAAGAGATTACTATTTTGTTTTCCACACATATTTTAAAAGATGCTGAAGAAATTTGTGACCGCATTGCCATCATTAAAAATGGCGACTTGGTTACAGATAAGACAGTAGCGCAACTTATGGAAGAAGAAAGTTCCCCTGTGTTTGATGTCGAATTTAGTGGGGACAGTGAAGCATGGCAAACGCTACTACTTCAAAATGAACACGTGGAGAAAATTGAAAAAATTGGGATGGTTTATCAAGTTTACACAACTAACCAAAAAGCTGGGGCAGAAGCTATTTTGAAATCTTTATTACAAATAGATGGTGAATTTATTCGTGTCGAAAACAGACACCAAAGCTTAGAGGAAATTTTTATGGAGAAGGTGGGCAAATGA
- a CDS encoding PLDc N-terminal domain-containing protein — MDKTQIALIIPVILLYLALLLTAIIDLTKNWNERKNPVIWLVVIIVINIFGPISYFIFGRKEEGN; from the coding sequence TTGGATAAAACACAAATCGCATTAATTATACCCGTAATCCTTCTCTATTTAGCTTTATTATTAACAGCTATTATTGACTTAACAAAAAACTGGAATGAAAGAAAAAATCCAGTTATCTGGCTAGTTGTCATTATCGTTATTAACATTTTTGGCCCCATATCCTATTTTATTTTTGGCCGAAAAGAGGAAGGTAACTAA
- a CDS encoding penicillin-binding protein 1A, giving the protein MDKFKQQLIKYLKLFFGFIGKWISKGWQKFRRFWKNKHIGKIFLLAGLVFLLSFIIYLVIVAKSADIDALKKGLESATIIYDKDGDKAGELSSTDATFVSINKISKNLQNAVVSIEDRKFYEHKGFDLKGIARAGVNLITSGGISGGGSTITQQLAKNALLTQEQTFTRKAKEIFMAREIEKTYSKDEILEMYLNRSYFGNGEWGVENASLKYFGKSAADLNIPEAATIAGLLQAPSAYDPYNHIDKATNRRNMVLNAMVETGTITKAEGDKYKATKIVLNDQSKDPLANKYPWYIDAVINEAVNEADITQDEIMQKGYKIYTELDQNYQTSLEKVYNNDGLFPSNANDGTLVQSGAVLMDPATGGIRALVGGRGEHVFRGFNRATQMKAQPGSTMKPLAVYTPALQSGYDVDSMLKDEKTTYKGNYTPTNVGGVYSGEVPMYKAVANSINAPAVWLLDQIGIDKGVKSVEKFGITVPEKDRTLGLALGGMSKGASPVEMATAYATFANNGAKPESHIITKIVDPSGNTVYENVPKTKQIISETVSNEMTSMLLDVINTGTGRSAAVSGHEMAGKTGSTQVPFDDTSGTKDQWFVGYTPNLVGAVWMGFDKTDKEHYLTTTSSAGVSSLAHYVMNSGLQYQKSADFSTKSAAQETATKKEEEEKEKNSGSDFWSGVKEKADEAGETIKKGADKVKEFGGKVSDGIGNLIDSIGN; this is encoded by the coding sequence ATGGACAAATTCAAACAGCAACTTATTAAATACTTAAAATTATTCTTTGGTTTTATAGGAAAATGGATTAGCAAAGGATGGCAGAAATTTAGACGTTTCTGGAAAAACAAACATATCGGAAAGATTTTTTTACTCGCTGGACTTGTATTTTTATTAAGTTTTATCATTTATCTTGTTATAGTAGCAAAATCTGCCGACATAGACGCGCTGAAGAAAGGTTTAGAGTCAGCCACGATTATTTACGATAAAGATGGCGACAAAGCGGGAGAACTTTCTTCCACGGATGCAACATTTGTATCCATTAATAAAATCTCTAAGAATTTACAAAATGCGGTAGTTTCCATTGAAGATAGAAAATTTTATGAACATAAAGGTTTTGATTTGAAAGGGATTGCTCGTGCTGGCGTTAATTTAATCACTAGCGGTGGGATTTCTGGTGGTGGTAGTACGATTACACAACAACTTGCCAAAAACGCGCTACTGACGCAAGAACAAACCTTTACACGAAAAGCCAAAGAAATTTTTATGGCCCGTGAAATTGAAAAAACCTACTCAAAAGATGAAATTTTGGAAATGTACTTAAACCGCTCTTACTTTGGTAATGGAGAGTGGGGAGTCGAAAATGCTTCATTAAAATATTTTGGTAAATCAGCAGCAGACTTAAACATACCAGAAGCTGCGACAATCGCCGGACTACTTCAAGCTCCAAGTGCATACGATCCATACAATCATATTGACAAAGCAACGAATCGCCGCAACATGGTATTAAATGCGATGGTCGAAACAGGAACCATTACAAAAGCAGAAGGCGACAAATACAAAGCGACAAAAATAGTTTTAAATGATCAATCAAAAGATCCGCTTGCGAATAAATATCCGTGGTATATCGATGCAGTTATCAATGAAGCTGTAAATGAAGCAGATATAACGCAAGATGAGATTATGCAAAAAGGATATAAAATCTACACAGAATTAGACCAAAACTATCAAACTTCTTTAGAAAAAGTATACAACAATGACGGACTTTTCCCTTCCAATGCAAATGATGGCACACTGGTTCAATCGGGAGCTGTCCTAATGGATCCTGCTACTGGCGGAATTAGGGCGCTTGTTGGTGGACGCGGAGAACATGTTTTCCGTGGTTTCAACCGAGCGACCCAGATGAAAGCCCAACCAGGTTCCACAATGAAGCCACTTGCGGTTTACACACCGGCGCTTCAATCTGGCTATGATGTAGACTCTATGCTAAAAGATGAAAAAACAACATACAAAGGCAATTATACTCCAACCAATGTGGGTGGCGTTTATAGCGGAGAAGTCCCAATGTATAAAGCTGTAGCCAACTCAATTAACGCTCCTGCCGTTTGGTTACTTGATCAAATCGGCATTGATAAAGGCGTAAAATCTGTCGAGAAATTCGGAATTACAGTTCCTGAAAAAGATAGAACTCTCGGGCTTGCCCTTGGTGGTATGAGTAAAGGTGCTTCGCCAGTTGAAATGGCAACAGCGTATGCGACATTTGCTAATAATGGTGCTAAACCGGAATCACATATTATTACTAAGATAGTTGACCCATCAGGCAATACAGTATATGAAAATGTTCCTAAAACAAAACAAATTATTTCAGAAACAGTATCTAATGAAATGACTTCCATGCTTTTAGACGTTATCAATACCGGGACAGGTCGAAGTGCAGCTGTTTCTGGTCATGAAATGGCTGGTAAAACAGGTTCGACACAAGTACCTTTTGATGATACAAGTGGTACAAAAGACCAATGGTTTGTGGGTTATACGCCAAACTTGGTCGGAGCCGTTTGGATGGGATTTGATAAAACAGACAAAGAACATTACCTAACTACGACAAGTTCTGCGGGTGTATCTAGCCTCGCCCACTACGTAATGAATAGCGGTTTACAGTATCAGAAATCAGCAGACTTTAGTACGAAGAGTGCCGCGCAAGAAACCGCAACGAAAAAAGAAGAAGAAGAAAAAGAAAAGAATAGTGGCAGCGACTTTTGGAGTGGTGTGAAAGAAAAAGCCGATGAAGCTGGAGAAACAATCAAAAAAGGCGCCGATAAAGTAAAAGAGTTCGGTGGAAAAGTTTCTGATGGCATTGGAAACTTAATTGATTCAATAGGCAATTAA
- a CDS encoding low molecular weight phosphatase family protein, whose translation MTQKLIYFLSQTHIRSAIAEAWAKRLSLSNVKFISGSWHKSKSTPFIAEALNEFAIEPPESLSYSPSSELLADADLIVTIYDSAHETAPKFPANIQEKIIYWDIDDPEQEIALPKKWASYQEVCDNIALSVKNLEHVLIEA comes from the coding sequence ATGACGCAAAAGCTGATCTACTTTTTATCACAAACGCATATTCGAAGTGCCATTGCTGAAGCCTGGGCGAAAAGACTTTCACTTAGCAATGTCAAATTCATTAGCGGTTCTTGGCATAAATCCAAATCAACACCATTTATTGCAGAAGCGTTGAATGAGTTTGCAATCGAGCCTCCTGAAAGCTTGTCTTATTCTCCTAGCTCAGAACTACTGGCAGATGCTGATCTCATTGTAACAATTTATGATTCTGCACATGAAACTGCACCAAAATTTCCAGCTAACATACAAGAAAAAATTATTTATTGGGACATTGATGATCCAGAACAAGAAATAGCGTTACCAAAAAAATGGGCGAGTTATCAAGAAGTATGTGATAACATTGCCTTATCAGTAAAAAATTTAGAGCACGTATTGATAGAGGCTTAG
- a CDS encoding cation diffusion facilitator family transporter, with product MDGYNDLKKAEKAAFLSIFAYLFLAVLKIVAGQLGNSDALFADGLNNTTDIVASVALLIGLRISRIPPDADHSYGHRRTETISSLIASIIMFLVGVQVIWSSIVHIIEKEFATPSMLTAVVALFSGIFMYAIYLYNHQLAKKIDSQAVRAAAYDNRSDAFVSFGAFIGIIGAVLGAPWLDSVTAFLVGILIVYTAIKIFYDAAHTLTDGFDVSKLETIHDLIASVPDVKKVIDIKARMNGNRIWIDATIAVDPELNVVQSHEITEIVEQKIRNEYEGAFTLVHIEPFFE from the coding sequence ATGGACGGATACAACGATTTAAAAAAGGCAGAGAAAGCGGCATTTTTAAGTATATTTGCGTATTTATTTCTTGCGGTTTTAAAAATAGTTGCTGGGCAATTAGGAAACTCTGATGCCCTGTTTGCAGATGGTTTGAATAATACGACGGATATCGTTGCTTCCGTTGCCCTTTTAATCGGTCTTAGAATTTCTCGTATTCCACCTGATGCAGATCATTCTTATGGACATCGGCGGACAGAAACTATCAGCTCCTTAATTGCTTCTATCATTATGTTTCTAGTTGGTGTACAAGTTATTTGGAGTTCCATTGTTCATATTATTGAAAAAGAATTTGCAACTCCTTCTATGCTAACTGCTGTTGTCGCTCTTTTTTCTGGTATTTTTATGTATGCCATTTATTTATATAATCATCAACTTGCGAAAAAAATTGATAGTCAAGCGGTGCGAGCTGCTGCGTATGATAATCGCTCGGATGCCTTCGTTAGTTTTGGTGCATTTATCGGTATTATTGGTGCTGTCCTTGGTGCTCCTTGGCTTGATTCCGTGACAGCCTTTTTAGTAGGTATTTTAATAGTCTATACTGCGATCAAAATATTCTACGATGCTGCCCACACACTGACAGATGGTTTTGATGTTTCGAAACTTGAGACAATTCATGATTTAATTGCTTCCGTACCTGATGTCAAAAAAGTAATTGACATCAAAGCGCGAATGAACGGCAACCGAATTTGGATTGATGCGACTATCGCCGTAGACCCAGAGCTAAATGTGGTTCAAAGTCATGAAATTACTGAAATCGTTGAACAAAAAATTCGAAATGAATACGAGGGGGCTTTTACTTTAGTTCACATTGAACCATTTTTTGAATAA
- a CDS encoding hemolysin family protein → MILTIKFLIIALLIAISAFFVATEFAIVKMRPSRLDQLIAEKDKRAVLARHIYNHLNAYLSACQLGITISSLGLGWLGESTVEAALHPLFSLMELPQSAITILSFTIAFLFITFLHVVVGELVPKTLAIDKTETVALAVARPLHIFYKVMFPFIWILNGSAVFIARLFGLEPASEHEIAHTEDELKIIVGESYKSGEINQSEFRYVNKIFDFDERMAKEVMIPRTEIVTVDTGSTIGELSDIMQNERYTRYPVIDGDKDHVIGVLNLKEILSAYVEHGSNPSFSIDPYVKPIIRVIETIPIKELLFRMQRERSHIAILLDEYGGTSGLVTVEDIVEEIVGDIRDEFDADEIPEIRKIKDGHYIVDAKLLIDEVNNILGTEIEEEEVDTIGGWFLTQNYEVEVGDEIDYDGFIFRVKQGEPHHIEYIEIIKKTND, encoded by the coding sequence TTGATATTAACCATTAAATTTTTAATTATAGCTTTACTTATTGCTATATCAGCGTTTTTCGTGGCAACGGAATTTGCGATTGTTAAAATGCGACCGAGCCGTTTAGACCAATTAATTGCGGAGAAAGATAAACGTGCGGTCCTTGCTAGACATATTTACAACCATTTGAACGCTTACTTATCTGCCTGCCAACTTGGGATAACAATTAGCTCTCTTGGACTTGGTTGGTTGGGTGAATCTACGGTAGAAGCGGCGTTACATCCGTTATTTAGCTTAATGGAACTTCCGCAATCAGCTATTACGATTCTGTCCTTCACGATTGCCTTTCTATTTATCACTTTCTTGCATGTAGTTGTTGGGGAACTTGTACCGAAAACACTGGCGATTGATAAAACAGAGACAGTTGCACTTGCCGTAGCGCGTCCACTGCATATTTTTTATAAAGTGATGTTCCCGTTCATTTGGATTTTAAATGGTTCTGCAGTTTTCATCGCGCGTCTTTTTGGCTTAGAACCTGCATCAGAACATGAAATTGCTCATACCGAAGATGAATTAAAAATAATCGTCGGCGAAAGTTATAAGAGTGGTGAAATCAACCAATCAGAATTTCGTTATGTGAATAAGATTTTTGATTTTGATGAACGAATGGCGAAAGAAGTTATGATTCCGCGAACAGAGATTGTGACCGTTGATACAGGTTCTACAATCGGGGAATTATCCGACATTATGCAAAATGAACGCTATACACGCTATCCGGTTATTGATGGCGATAAAGACCACGTTATCGGCGTACTTAACTTAAAAGAGATTTTGTCAGCATATGTTGAACATGGATCTAACCCAAGTTTTAGTATTGACCCGTATGTAAAACCAATTATTCGAGTGATTGAAACGATTCCGATTAAAGAATTACTTTTCCGGATGCAGCGTGAACGTTCCCATATCGCAATTTTACTTGACGAATATGGTGGTACTTCTGGGCTCGTTACAGTAGAAGATATTGTCGAGGAAATCGTTGGTGATATTCGCGATGAATTTGATGCTGATGAAATTCCAGAAATTCGCAAAATCAAAGACGGTCACTATATTGTTGATGCGAAACTTCTTATTGATGAAGTAAATAATATTTTAGGTACTGAAATCGAGGAAGAAGAAGTCGACACAATTGGCGGTTGGTTCTTAACACAAAATTATGAAGTAGAAGTTGGGGACGAAATTGATTACGATGGTTTTATTTTCCGCGTAAAACAAGGCGAACCTCATCATATTGAATATATCGAAATCATCAAAAAAACGAATGATTAA
- a CDS encoding LysR family transcriptional regulator, which yields MNLHHLRYFVTLAHMEHYTKAAEKLLITQPSLSHAISSLEQELGIPLFEKEGRNIGLSKAGKVFLDYVEESLDMIDAGVATTKKAANGEGQIDLAFLQTLGTSLIPKLVQEFLQTEPEKQIDFIFHTGVSIDIIQGLKEKKFDIGICSKLENEKNIHFTPIAKQELVLIVPKNHPLAGKDWIDLIETVDYPHIAFSKKSGLRPIIDDLFRKIGADYQIAYEIEVDQVIAGMVAQNFGIAVVPNMPILNYVDVKVLPIRSPNWERFFYLAVAKNQTLTPAAEKFKQFMLAHRI from the coding sequence ATGAATTTACACCATTTACGATACTTCGTCACACTGGCGCACATGGAGCATTACACAAAAGCAGCTGAAAAATTGCTGATTACACAGCCTAGTTTAAGTCACGCAATTTCTTCTTTAGAACAAGAATTAGGTATCCCTTTATTTGAAAAAGAAGGGCGGAATATAGGGTTAAGTAAAGCTGGAAAAGTATTTCTTGATTATGTGGAAGAGTCATTAGATATGATTGATGCGGGTGTCGCGACGACTAAAAAAGCGGCGAATGGGGAAGGGCAGATTGACTTGGCATTCTTGCAAACACTTGGCACATCGCTAATACCAAAGCTTGTTCAAGAATTCCTCCAAACCGAACCAGAAAAACAAATCGATTTTATTTTCCATACGGGTGTTTCGATTGATATCATTCAAGGCCTGAAAGAAAAGAAATTTGATATTGGTATTTGTTCTAAGCTTGAAAATGAAAAAAATATTCACTTTACCCCAATTGCCAAGCAAGAATTAGTGCTCATTGTCCCTAAAAATCATCCGCTTGCTGGAAAAGACTGGATTGATTTAATCGAAACTGTAGATTATCCGCATATCGCATTCTCGAAAAAAAGTGGTTTGCGTCCAATTATCGATGATTTATTCAGAAAAATTGGAGCCGATTATCAAATCGCATATGAAATTGAAGTGGACCAAGTCATTGCTGGAATGGTCGCACAAAACTTTGGAATTGCTGTAGTTCCGAATATGCCCATTTTAAATTATGTAGATGTCAAAGTCTTACCAATTAGAAGCCCAAACTGGGAGCGATTCTTTTATCTTGCAGTCGCGAAAAACCAAACATTAACGCCAGCAGCAGAGAAATTTAAACAATTTATGTTAGCGCATCGTATATAA
- a CDS encoding sugar phosphate isomerase/epimerase family protein, with protein sequence MTNANGNLKKCPITISSYTLGTEVSFPKRVKVAAENGFDGIGLRAENYVDALAAGLTDEDMLRILDEHNMKVTEVEYITQWGTAEDRTAEQQKKEQTTFHMARLFGVQHINCGLLEKIPEEQIIVALGELCDRAEELIIGLEFMPYSGVADLQAAWRVAEACGRDNAQLICDTWHWARANQTAESIKNVPADRIVSIQLCDVHETPYKELREESLHDRLAPGEGYGDTVGFAQILKEHGVNPRVMGVEVISDSMVETGLEYAAIKVYNATKKVLDEAWPEISPR encoded by the coding sequence ATGACAAATGCAAATGGCAACTTAAAAAAATGCCCCATCACGATTAGCTCTTACACACTAGGGACGGAGGTTTCTTTTCCTAAACGAGTGAAAGTCGCTGCTGAAAACGGTTTTGACGGAATTGGCTTGCGTGCAGAAAACTATGTTGATGCGCTAGCTGCTGGATTAACTGATGAAGACATGTTACGCATTTTAGATGAGCATAACATGAAAGTAACGGAAGTGGAGTACATAACCCAGTGGGGCACTGCCGAAGATCGTACAGCAGAACAACAAAAGAAAGAGCAAACAACTTTCCACATGGCGCGATTGTTTGGCGTCCAACATATTAATTGTGGTTTGCTTGAAAAAATCCCTGAAGAACAAATCATTGTCGCACTTGGTGAATTATGTGACCGCGCAGAAGAATTAATTATTGGTTTAGAATTTATGCCATATAGCGGTGTAGCAGACTTACAAGCAGCTTGGCGAGTAGCAGAAGCATGCGGCCGAGATAATGCGCAACTTATTTGTGACACGTGGCACTGGGCTAGAGCAAACCAAACAGCAGAATCTATCAAAAATGTTCCCGCTGATCGGATTGTTTCTATCCAACTATGCGATGTCCACGAAACACCTTATAAAGAACTTCGTGAAGAATCACTTCATGATCGTCTAGCTCCAGGAGAAGGATACGGAGATACGGTCGGGTTTGCACAAATTTTAAAAGAACATGGTGTAAATCCACGTGTCATGGGAGTCGAGGTTATCTCAGACTCTATGGTAGAAACTGGTTTAGAGTATGCTGCTATTAAAGTATATAATGCAACAAAAAAAGTTCTGGATGAGGCATGGCCAGAGATTTCTCCACGGTAA